In Nocardioides sp. W7, the genomic stretch TGCGAGCCGGCGGCGGTGAGGTCTTGTCGTACCCGTCCCGCCAGCCCAGGGCGAACATCAGGTCGCCGATCTCGCTGTGCCATTCCTGGGCCGGCGTACCGCTGCCGACCGCGGCCAGCGCCATCCAGCCCGATTGACGATCGAAGTCCTTGGCGCCCAGCGGGAGTCGACCGGCGATGTGTCGCCGGAGTGCCTGAGGGTCCTGGCGGGACCGGACAGCGGCCGCGGTCGGGCTCAGCCGTCCCTTGCGGACGCTGACCAGCCCGAGTGCTCGGGCCGTCCGGTGCACCTCCGCGACCGGTGGCGTCAGGTCCTCCCGGTTGGCCTTGCCGATCCACCAGCCGGTGATGCCGCTGCGTTCGGCGAACTGCTCTACGATCGCGGGCGGAAGGTAGCCGGCGCCGGTGAGCGTCACGCCGTCACCGACGACGTCGAGGAAGATCCGATAGGTCTCCGTGATGCGGGCGGCCTCGGCGTCGGTGACCTCGGTCGGTTCGTGAGAGAGCGGGCGGCCGAGCATCTCACGCAACAGGCGGATGCCGCGGCGGTCCAACTGCTCGGCTAGGTCGGCCAGCTCCCCGGTGACCGTCACCGGCTCGGACACCGCGACGGTGAGGGCGGCGTTGGTCTCGTCGATGTCGAAGTGGTCGGGGTGCCAGTCGAGGGGCAGCCATTCGTGGGCGTGGGCGGCGTCGTCGAAATTGTCCGGAAGGAAGCGACCGTCGTACCCGCTGCGGACCCAGACAGCCAGCTGCTCGTAGCCTCCAATGCCGCCGCAGTCCTCTGGTGGGCAGGCCATCCGACCCCCGGTGCAGCGAACCGCCGACGGCGGCTCGGCGAGGACCTCCTCGACCACCAGCCGGTGGTCCCAGCCGTCGCCGAAGTCGTACTCGTACCAGAGCTCGTCGCTCTTCGCGGCGAGGAGCTGATCGAGTCGCACGTCGTCCTCCAGCATCCCCTCCTCGTCGTCGTAGCCCTCGTCGAGGTCGAAGGCCGTGGCGAAGTACGGCGCTCGGGGGTCGGAGCGGGTGCGGAACCGGTGCAGGTGGCTGTCGCACCACCCCATCGACGTCTGGATCACGGCGTGCAGCCGCGGCAGCGTGAGGTCGCCCGGCAGCTCGACCCGGCGCCAGACCGGCGGTTTCGCTCCGTGGAGGTCCAGGCGCACGCGGAACCCGCGGATCTCGGTCGGGATCGGGAGCAGCGTCGGCGCCTCATCGCGCTTCAACTTCTCGAGGATGCTGGAGACATGCCCGCTCATCAGTGCGTCCAGGAGGGCCGTGCCCTCCTCGGGACTGGCTCCGGCCATCAGCTGCTTGACCAAGTGCTCGACGTCGGTGGGTTCGGCCACGACCGATAGTCAATCACCGTCGGGTCGACGGGCGGACGTTCCAGGTCGGTGTGTCATCCCGTTGCCGCGAGTGCCCGCCATACGCTCGGGGGCTGCTCAGTGAATCGTGATCACCGGCGACTGCCAATGGCTCCCCGGGCCGAGGCGCTGGGGTGGGGACCACCAGCTCCTCGCGGACGCTAGTGGTGGTGATGGTGGCGGTGGACCGGCTGCAGATAGTGCGCGGCCGTGTACTTCGCGACCCTCAAGCCGAGCGTCTTGCCCTGGAGGTCGGCGGTGCGGAAGTGCAGGCCGGCCCAGATGCGGGCCTCGACGATCTCGTCCAGCACCCGCGAGAAGCTGTCGAAGCTTCGAGTGGTCGCATCCGCGGGTTGGAGGAACGGCGAGATGCTCGTGATCGAGAAGCCGCCAGCGACGCGGTCACCGAAGAACATCCGCAGGATGCGGGTGTGCGCACCGTCGAGGCAGAGGTGGCCCGACGGGTGATCGGGATACGGCGCCGCGATCAGCGGCAGCCAGGCGGGGTCCGGGGTCGTTGCCGGGTTGCCGTCCTCCGCGGCGCGCTGGATCGCGTTCCAGGG encodes the following:
- a CDS encoding plasmid pRiA4b ORF-3 family protein, with the translated sequence MAEPTDVEHLVKQLMAGASPEEGTALLDALMSGHVSSILEKLKRDEAPTLLPIPTEIRGFRVRLDLHGAKPPVWRRVELPGDLTLPRLHAVIQTSMGWCDSHLHRFRTRSDPRAPYFATAFDLDEGYDDEEGMLEDDVRLDQLLAAKSDELWYEYDFGDGWDHRLVVEEVLAEPPSAVRCTGGRMACPPEDCGGIGGYEQLAVWVRSGYDGRFLPDNFDDAAHAHEWLPLDWHPDHFDIDETNAALTVAVSEPVTVTGELADLAEQLDRRGIRLLREMLGRPLSHEPTEVTDAEAARITETYRIFLDVVGDGVTLTGAGYLPPAIVEQFAERSGITGWWIGKANREDLTPPVAEVHRTARALGLVSVRKGRLSPTAAAVRSRQDPQALRRHIAGRLPLGAKDFDRQSGWMALAAVGSGTPAQEWHSEIGDLMFALGWRDGYDKTSPPPARSATLDVLEHLAGAVRTRWRKVEGVDPSVAATARAAIRET